The genomic region CCAATAAACAAAATCTTGGGATGTTACAAAAGGTAATGCACCACAAACATCTTCAAAAAAAGTATCCCAATTCGTTGTAAAGATCGTTCGTATCTGGTAGATTGTCGATAATTCTTTATGAAATTCCGTTGCATGATAGTAAAGTGAAGGATATGATTGGATTACTTGAAAACGATTAAAGATTTTTTCAATAAATTTACTTCTACCAAATTTTTCACAATACTTCGTCATAATTGTAGGAAATGGATATTTTTCAGGATTTGGTTTAATTTTTAATTCCTTGCAAATTTCATCATAAAAAGAAAATTGAAGAATACCAGATTTTTCTGTACTAATTCCCGAACCAGCAAAAATTATTAATTTTTCACTTATAAGAGAGTTATAAATCTCCTTTGGCATTGTAAAGGGTAGATTATTTTTACAAAAAGTACAATCCGGGTTGCATCTCATTTTGATTCCACATTCCGCATTACAGTATAGTCAATTTTGTCTCGAGGTTATATAATATTGATAGATTATTTATTTTCACTTTCATGCCCCAAACCTCACTCCTTTAACTACCGGAGCTGATTGACTCAGCACATATTCATGAAAGACATCATCATCAAAGGTGCACGCCAGCACAATCTCAAAAATGTCAGCGTCACGATCCCGCGGGACAAGCTCGTGGTGATCACGGGAGTCTCCGGCTCCGGGAAATCAACGCTCGCATTCGATACCCTCTATGCGGAGGGCCAGCGGCGGTACGTCGAGTCCCTCTCCTCGTACGCCCGGCAGTTCCTCGGCATGATGCACAAGCCCGACGTGGACTCCATCGAGGGGCTCTCGCCCGCCATCTCCATCGAGCAGAAGACCACCTCGAAAAATCCCCGGTCCACGGTCGGGACCGTCACCGAGATCTACGATTACCTCCGGCTCCTCTATGCCCGGATCGGGACGCCGTTCTGTCCCGAGCACAACATCCCCATCGCTGCCCAGAGCCCGGATAAGATCGCGGACCAGATCGCTGCCGAACACCCGGGCCAGGTCACCATCCTCGCCCCCATTGTCCGGCAGAAGAAAGGCACGTACCAGCAACTCCTGAAAGATCTCAACAAGGAAGGCTATGCGAGAGTCCGGGTCAACGGCAAGATCATCCGGACCGACGAGGAGATCAGCCTCGACCGGTACAAGAAGCAGGACATCGAGATCGTGATCGACCGGCTCGATGCCGCCGACCGGACCCGGCTTGCCGAGGCGGTGGAGAACTGCTTAAAGAAATCCGAGGGGCTCGTGCTCGTTGCCGATGAGGAGGGGAAGGAGTCCACCTACTCGTCGCTCATGGCCTGCCCGGTCTGCGGGATGGCGTTCGAGGAACTCCAGCCCCGGATGTTCTCGTTCAACAGCCCGTTCGGCGCCTGCGAGGAGTGCCATGGTCTCGGGGTCAAGATGGAGTTCGACCCCGACCTCATCATCCCGGACAAGGAGCGGTGCATAGCAGACGGCGCCATTGCTCCCTATCGCAACCCGATGGACGGGTTCCGGGGCCAGTACCTCGCAACCGTTGCGAAGAACTACGGCTTCTCGGCCATGACGCCGATTAAGGATCTCACCGAAGAGCAGTACAATGCCCTGATGTACGGCTCATCGAAGCGGATGAAGTTCTCGATGAGCATGAAGAACGGCGATGCCGAATGGTCGCACACCGGGGAATGGGAAGGACTCCTCCCCCAGACCGCCCGGCTCTATGCCCAGACCCAGTCCGACTGGCGCAAGCGCGAGCTCGAAGGCTACATGCGGGTCTCCCCCTGCCCGGCCTGCAATGGCAAACGGCTCAAGGACAAGGTGCTCGCGGTCCGGATCGACGGGAAGTCCATCATCGATATCACCGACATGTCGATTTCGGAAGGTATCGCGTTCTTTAAAAACATCCGGCTGACCAAAAAGGAAGCGGAGATTGCCAACCTCATCACCAAGGAGATCAAAAGCCGGATCGATTTCCTGGAAAAAGTCGGCCTCGGGTACCTCACGCTCTCAAGGAATGCAGGCACGCTCTCGGGAGGAGAAGCCCAGCGCATCCGGCTCGCCACCCAGATCGGCTCGAACCTGATGGGCGTGCTGTATGTCCTCGACGAACCCTCCATCGGGCTCCACCAGCGCGACAACCGGAAACTGATCGAGACCCTCCGGACGCTCCGCGATCTCGGGAACACGGTGCTCGTGGTGGAGCATGACGAGGACATGATCCGGTCCGCCGAGCACGTCATCGACATGGGCCCCGGAGCCGGGCTCCATGGTGGCGCTGTTGTAGCGGAAGGAAACCCCAAGCAGATCGAGAAGAACAAGAAGTCCTTAACCGGCCAGTACCTCTCCGGGGCAAAGATGATCGATGTGCCGGAGACCCGCCGTTCATCCAAACGGTACATCACGGTCAAAGGCTGCACGGAGAACAATCTCAAGAATATCACCGCGAAGTTCCCGATAGGCCTTCTCACGGTCATCACCGGTGTCTCGGGCAGCGGGAAGTCGACCCTCGTGTACGAGACCCTGTACAAGGGCATGATGCAGATCATCAACAAGTCAAAGGAGCAGGCCGGCAAGCACGAGAAGATCGTCTTCGACGCCGAGATCGACAAGGTGATCGTGATCGACCAGTCCCCGATAGGAAAGACCCCCCGGTCCAATCCCGCTACCTACACCAAAGTCTTCGACGAGATCCGGACGGTCTTTGCCGAAACCAAGGAAGCGAAGATGCGGGGCTTTGCGCCGGGCCGGTTCTCCTTCAACATCCGGGGCGGCCGGTGCGAGGCCTGCGAGGGCGACGGCCTCATCAAGATCGAGATGAACTTCCTCCCCGATGTGTACATCGAATGCGAGGAGTGCAAGGGCAAGCGGTACAACCGGGAGACGCTCGAAGTCCTGTACAAGGGCAAGTCGATCGCCGATGTCCTCGACATGAGTGTCGAAGAGGCGATGAAGCACTTCGAGAACATCCCGTCCATCCGGACGAAACTCGAGACCTTATCAAGGGTCGGCCTCGACTACATCAAGCTCGGCCAGAGCTCGACAACCCTCTCGGGCGGGGAAGCCCAGCGGATCAAGCTCACCCGCGAACTTGCCAAGCGTGCTACCGGCAGGACGCTCTACCTGCTGGACGAGCCGACCACCGGACTCCACTTCGATGACACCAAGAAACTGATCAAAGTGCTCGACGATCTCGTGGAGAAGGGCAACACCGTGATCGTCATCGAGCACAACCTGGACGTTGTCAAGTCGGCCGACCATCTCATCGACATTGGCCCTGAGGGAGGGGATGCCGGCGGTGAGATCGTGGCAACCGGAACCCCGGAACAGGTGGCTGATGTTGCCGGAAGTTATACCGGGCAGTTCCTCAGGCCCATCCTGAACGCGAAGTAAAAGAAATTCTTTTTTGATTTTTTTTGAACCGGCATTGAACCGGCTGTCAGGAATTGTATAACAAGAACCACGTTCCGGGTTTTGCGAGGGTTCTCCGCCTCAGGCACACCGCGGGGCACGACAGGGCATGTCCGGTATATACAACCACAATGCGATTCTTCACCGTTCTGGTTTGCCGTGGGGATGCCCCGGCGGGGATGGCGACGCTCCGCGTAAACGAGGCAGTGGGGATCCGGCCCCTATCAGGCAAGAACCCTCAGGCTTAAACGAATAAAGATCAGAATTTAAAACCGGTAAGGAGAGATCCGCTCTCCCCGCAGGTCTTTTGAGAAATGAATGGCTTTGAATATTACCCTGAAAGTTCCGGCCCGGAATACGCAACCCTCGAGGACTGGGTTCTCAACGAATCGATTCGGTTCTCCCCCGGTTCGCCCGGCATCTTCAACATCACCATAAAAAGGCTCATCGGCCTCCTCAGCCCCGCAGTCGAACTGCTCGGTTTCGGCGAGCCACTCCATGGCGGCGAAGAGATCCTCCTGCTCCGGAACCGGCTCTTCCAGCAGCTTGTACAAAAGCACGGCTACAGCGCCATCGCCATCGAGAGCAGCTTTCCCCGGGCGCATGCGGTGAACGAGTATGTCAGCGGCCGCGGCCAGGGATCGTACGATGATATACGGGAGACCGGGTTCAGCCATAATTTCGGCCTGCTCGATGCCAACCGGGAACTCATAGAGTGGATCCGGCAGTACAATGCCGACCATTCCCACATAACAAAAGTCCGGTTCTACGGCTTCGACAGCCCGACCGAGATGACCATGAGCGACAGCCCCCGGCAGATCCTGCAGTTCGTTCTTGGGTATCTCTCTTCGGCTGACGAAACCGATGACACCGATCGTTCTGACCGGATCAACGCCCTCCTTGGCGAAGATTCTGCATGGGAGAACCCTGCTGCGATGACGGACCCGGAGCAATCGATCGGACGTTCGCCGGCCGCGAACGGACTGAGGATCGAGACCGAGGATCTCATCATGGAACTGGCCACCCGTTGCCCGGAACTGGTGGCAAAGACCGGCGGCGACAACTACCGCGAAGCGGTCCAGTATGCCTCGGTGGCCCGGCAGCTCCTGGACTACCATGCCCTGCTCGCAAAGAAGATGGCACCAAAGGAACGGATCAGGAACAGCCTTGGCCGGCGCGATGCGATGATGGCGGACAATCTCGCGTATGCAGTCTCGTGTGAACGGGGCCGGGGGAAGGTCTTTGCCTTTGCCCACAACAGCCACCTGCAGCGCGGACCGGCCCGGTGGCAGCTCGGCAAGCATGCACTCACCTGGTGGCCTGCGGGAGCGCATCTCCAGGAGATCCTCGGCCCGGGATATGCAGCCATCGGGTCTGCAGTTGGCGCCTGCGAAGGGAGTGGTGCCGGGGAACCTGAAAACGGCACGCCGGAATCTTTGCTTACTGCCGTGCCGGGGCCGGCCCGGTTCATCCCGACCTGGCGTGGCAGGGGGCTCCCGGCATCAGAGATCGCAGCCCTGCGGGTCCGTCCGGTAAGTCAGAAGAACCCGGGATATTTTGCCCTGACTCCTCAGAGCTTCTCCGATTTTGACTGGCTCGCAGTCCTGGATTCCGTAAGATACGCCCGGGGCGACCCGGAAGTCCCGTAACAGAGGGTCTGCCGGCCACCCGGCAGCCCGTTCCACTACCCCCGGTCTTGCGCTCCCGCAACGGGTCCCGGGAGATCCTGATATGTTCGCCGCCCACTCCCGCAGCCGTCTGGGGGGTATTGAACAATGCCTATCCCTTAATAGCTGGCACGCGAGACCCTACTACAGCAATGTTTGATACGGCCACCCTCCCGGCGAACCCCGGGTGTTACCAGTTCCTGGACAGTGCCGGCACGATCATTTACGTAGGGAAAGCCAAGAATCTCAAAAAACGGGTTGGCAGTTATTTCCAGAAGAAGGACCACGACCCCAAGACAAAAAAACTCGTGGAATCGATCGCATCGGTCAGCGTGATGGTGACCAACACCGAGACCGAAGCCTTTCTCCTTGAAAATAATCTCATCAAAAAATACCAGCCGAAGTACAATATCGATCTCAAGGATGCCAAGCGCTATGCCTATATCGAGATAACAAAGGAGCCGTTCCCGCGGATTGGCATTGCGAGAAGGACAATCTCTGAGGAGGGGATCTATTTCGGCCCGTTCGTCTCTGCAGCCGAACGCGATGCCATCCTGAAAGTGATAAAGAGGATCTTTTTGCTCCGCTCGTGCAGGAAACTGCCGAAACGCGCCTGCCTCCGGCACCATATGCACACGTGCAGCGCTCCCTGCGCCGGGGCCGTGAGCCTGGACTCGTACCAGGAGAATGTGAACCGGGCCATGGCGCTTCTCAAGGGAAAGGGCAGCGAACTGCTCGCGACCCTCCGGTCGGAGATGGCCGCACTCTCGGCGCACCAGGAATATGAAAAAGCCCTTGCCATCCGCAACCAGATATCAGCAATAGAGCACCTGTCCGAGCGCCAGCATGTCGAGCAGGTGAGAGAGACCGACCAGGACGTGATAGCCTACACGGTCGGCGGCTCAACGGTGTACCTGATGGTCTTCTCGGTCGAGAAAGGCCGGCTTGCAGGAAAACAGGAGTACTCGTTCGATCTCCGGGAGGATTTCTTCGAGGAGTTCCTGGTCCAGTACTATACCGACCATACGCCCCCGGCCGAACTGATCCTTCCCCATGA from uncultured Methanoregula sp. harbors:
- the uvrC gene encoding excinuclease ABC subunit UvrC, giving the protein MFDTATLPANPGCYQFLDSAGTIIYVGKAKNLKKRVGSYFQKKDHDPKTKKLVESIASVSVMVTNTETEAFLLENNLIKKYQPKYNIDLKDAKRYAYIEITKEPFPRIGIARRTISEEGIYFGPFVSAAERDAILKVIKRIFLLRSCRKLPKRACLRHHMHTCSAPCAGAVSLDSYQENVNRAMALLKGKGSELLATLRSEMAALSAHQEYEKALAIRNQISAIEHLSERQHVEQVRETDQDVIAYTVGGSTVYLMVFSVEKGRLAGKQEYSFDLREDFFEEFLVQYYTDHTPPAELILPHEIDEALAAYFTERKGHSVTVTVPKIGEKKKLLALVEKNIEHAFLKNDLKTGDLQANLALGSAPEVIECFDISHLSGTAMVGSMVQFRNGIPDKKNYRRFKIKTVEGIDDFASIAEVVRRRYRRLIEEDAELPDLVLIDGGKGQLSAAAAVLEELGADIPVIAIAKREEDVYLPGEMLPRKLDPKGPALHYLQEIRNEAHRFAIAYNRLLRKKKMVT
- the uvrA gene encoding excinuclease ABC subunit UvrA; translation: MKDIIIKGARQHNLKNVSVTIPRDKLVVITGVSGSGKSTLAFDTLYAEGQRRYVESLSSYARQFLGMMHKPDVDSIEGLSPAISIEQKTTSKNPRSTVGTVTEIYDYLRLLYARIGTPFCPEHNIPIAAQSPDKIADQIAAEHPGQVTILAPIVRQKKGTYQQLLKDLNKEGYARVRVNGKIIRTDEEISLDRYKKQDIEIVIDRLDAADRTRLAEAVENCLKKSEGLVLVADEEGKESTYSSLMACPVCGMAFEELQPRMFSFNSPFGACEECHGLGVKMEFDPDLIIPDKERCIADGAIAPYRNPMDGFRGQYLATVAKNYGFSAMTPIKDLTEEQYNALMYGSSKRMKFSMSMKNGDAEWSHTGEWEGLLPQTARLYAQTQSDWRKRELEGYMRVSPCPACNGKRLKDKVLAVRIDGKSIIDITDMSISEGIAFFKNIRLTKKEAEIANLITKEIKSRIDFLEKVGLGYLTLSRNAGTLSGGEAQRIRLATQIGSNLMGVLYVLDEPSIGLHQRDNRKLIETLRTLRDLGNTVLVVEHDEDMIRSAEHVIDMGPGAGLHGGAVVAEGNPKQIEKNKKSLTGQYLSGAKMIDVPETRRSSKRYITVKGCTENNLKNITAKFPIGLLTVITGVSGSGKSTLVYETLYKGMMQIINKSKEQAGKHEKIVFDAEIDKVIVIDQSPIGKTPRSNPATYTKVFDEIRTVFAETKEAKMRGFAPGRFSFNIRGGRCEACEGDGLIKIEMNFLPDVYIECEECKGKRYNRETLEVLYKGKSIADVLDMSVEEAMKHFENIPSIRTKLETLSRVGLDYIKLGQSSTTLSGGEAQRIKLTRELAKRATGRTLYLLDEPTTGLHFDDTKKLIKVLDDLVEKGNTVIVIEHNLDVVKSADHLIDIGPEGGDAGGEIVATGTPEQVADVAGSYTGQFLRPILNAK
- a CDS encoding erythromycin esterase family protein; the protein is MNGFEYYPESSGPEYATLEDWVLNESIRFSPGSPGIFNITIKRLIGLLSPAVELLGFGEPLHGGEEILLLRNRLFQQLVQKHGYSAIAIESSFPRAHAVNEYVSGRGQGSYDDIRETGFSHNFGLLDANRELIEWIRQYNADHSHITKVRFYGFDSPTEMTMSDSPRQILQFVLGYLSSADETDDTDRSDRINALLGEDSAWENPAAMTDPEQSIGRSPAANGLRIETEDLIMELATRCPELVAKTGGDNYREAVQYASVARQLLDYHALLAKKMAPKERIRNSLGRRDAMMADNLAYAVSCERGRGKVFAFAHNSHLQRGPARWQLGKHALTWWPAGAHLQEILGPGYAAIGSAVGACEGSGAGEPENGTPESLLTAVPGPARFIPTWRGRGLPASEIAALRVRPVSQKNPGYFALTPQSFSDFDWLAVLDSVRYARGDPEVP